The genomic segment CCTGGACCCCCAGGTCTCAAAGGAGATAAGGGTCATGGTGGATTGCCTGGAATGCTTGGACCCCCCGGACCAAATGGTCCACCAGGCCCTCCAGGACCAATCGGACGACCTGGAAGTATAGGTGCACCCGGTCCTAAAGGAGATTGTGGAGATGGAGGACCTAAAGGGCTCGATGGGGCCAAGGGTGAAATTGGTCCTCAAGGACTACCTGGCAAGAATGGTCTACCTGGGGAACTTGGGGAACCAGGTCCAAGAGGTCTGCCGGGACCAAGTGGTCCTAAAGGTGCTGATGGACATAAAGGTTTACCTGGTATGCCTGGTCCCTCCGGAACTCCTGGTTTAAGAGGACAGACTGGATTACCTGGAGAAAGGGGTATTCAGGGACCCCAGGGAATCCCGGGAATAGATGGTACAGCTGGACCAATTGGGCCTCCTGGTCCTACAGGGCCTAAAGGAGAAAATGGTCTTCCTGGTCCACCAGGCGTTGCAGACATTGGGAGTCCTGGCGTGCCTGGTCCCGTAGGAGCCCCAGGAAGAGAGGGACCATCTGGAGCTCCAGGGCAGCCAGGTCAACCTGGTCCCCCTGGACCACCAGGACCACCTGGTGAACCTGTTTTTTCTCCAGAAATGGCTGGAGTACTCTCTCAGATGGGCCCAGGACTAGACGGTGTTAAAGCTGGTAGTTACGGGAAAAAGAGCAAATATGGTGGAGGTGGGGCTGAAATAATGGGTTCCAGTGGGCTTGAAATGCCTGCATTTACTGCTCTAGCAACTACTCCTTTTCCTCCCGTGGGCAGTCCAGTAGTTTTTGATAAGCTCCTGTACAATGGCCGCCAAAACTACAATCCCGAGACTGGAATTTTCACCTGTGACATCCCTGGCATCTATTACTTTGCCTATCACATTCACTGCAAGGGAGAGAATGTGTGGGTGGCTTTGATGAGAAACAATGAGCCTGTGATGTATACATATGATGAATACAAGAAGGGTTTCTTAGACCAAGCATCCGGAAGTGCGGTACTACCTCTTCAAACCGGGGACACTGTGTACATTCAGATGCCATCAGATCAGGCCTCGGGACTTTATGCTGGACAGTATGTGCAGTCATCCTTCTCGGGGTATTTGCTCTATCCGATGTAAATTTGCATACTTCAGAGTGAAGGAAAGGACAAATATTTGTATAATTAATGATGGTATTATAAGTTATCTTAGACTGAGCATTCATTAATGTTCAGTCTGAAATGTTGCTGTCATCCACAGAGATGAAAGCATAAGATTTGTACTGGATAACCCAAAAGTCATTTCAAATGGAAGAACCAAGACTTCAAGAAAGCACCTgcaaaaaagttgtatttcttaaaaaaaaaaaaaaaaaactgacacaaATGATTACAATTTGTGCAAGATGTAATatgtaaaaagaaatacagaaaGCTTTTTGAGTGTATTAACAAGACGTTAAGGTGAAGTGCTCTCCGTTCATTACACCGCTGCAGCAGTGTCAAATTCAGTCCTTGCACAGTGTCAAAATTGGCAGCTAACCCATTCAGCAGGTATTGGAAAACGTTAGcatagatttaatttaattttgcattCATACCTTATGTCTCTCAGCgtatgaatgtaaaaaaaatctaaaatgaccTCATGAGGACGACTATGCAGGTAGTTTCCAGCATTTTGtataaatcttgtttttaaggTTAACACATTCATTATTGTGGAGCTTGCAAATGTCTGAGCTCTGGGAAATGATTTGGATAATTAATTTCAGTGAGAAGTATACAAAGGCTAACTGAATGACTGAAAAACGATACATGGAGGAAATGCATATACTGATACAAGTGTGTTAATCATAGTACGCGTGTATAGAGGAACATAAACCTTAGATGGTAAAGACAAACATGACAACTTTTTAAGGCGTGTTGACAGCTTTCATAGGAGATGAGAAAGAcaatataatgttatttttactATAAAGTGTTTGTTGATAATTTTGTCAATTTGCTGCTGTGAAAAACCCATTAGACTCTAGACACGTTGTTGCTCTGAACCGTAAAGCCACTCAAAAGACTACATTAGACCATTTCCACACAATGAAAACATCACCACAAGCAGCACACACGTGTACTGTCCTTGTTTGCCTGCAGTCTTTTGTGCAGAATAGTATTCATTCAGTTCTTTACAGAATGTCATGTAACTATTAAAAGGCAGCGTTTTAATTGTCCCTCTACCTGATAATTCATCTCATTTGGGACTAATAACGTTAGTTGGGCTAGTTAATTTTGTTTCACTTCATGtcaaaaatgaataaagaaaaatgttcctTTGTAATTCTTTTTATTAGCTTTAATTGAAAATCCACATTCGTATTAGAAGCACATCATTTACACTCCATTTCCCATTTAATGGATTAGGATGTAAATGTCGAGAGCTTAAAGAAGAGTAACCATTGTGACAATGTTGTCCCTGTAATCACAAAGTTATTGTGTTAATGTTAAAAGTTTGtaatgacagtttttttttctaaataaaggttgtttacacacaaaagaaagcaTCAGAGACATTCTTCCTTTTTACGGTTTACAGGTGTAATGTAAagtatttttgtagtttttgttgatgatttttttttaaatgtaaagaattGGTATGCATCAGTGAAATCTAAGTGTTAGATCActtgtttgtctgtttgattgcactaaaaatattcattgtttagttttttttttcttccctgctTGGTTGTTTATAGCAGCCAAAATCACATCTGAAAAGCAGAGGATGAAGAGGTCAGAAATATtctccaaaacaaaacaggggGATTTTTGCCACATTATGCGAGTGTGTTCACAGTGCATACCCAGCTGTGGCTCTTGATGTGGGCGACATGGCCCTCTGTCCAGGCAGACTCAGCatgggagggggtgggggggggggggggggggggggggggggggggcagtgcaATGACAGACACTCACAGacaagtcttgttttttttttgtcaatagcACCAATAACAAATTCACCTTATCCAGTCCAGTCAGTGGGAAAGCGTGACTCTATGATATACATATTGTAAGAAAAACATGGGATGAAAGATTCTTGACCAATTTATGGGGCTAATTCAGCACTCTTGATCGTCTCTAGCTCAAAATCGTAAATATCTATACTGGTGAGACCACTATCGAATAAGTAAATTATATGtttaaacaaaactgaacaTGAGATTTGGGAAACCATTATTCTGCTTGATAAAACACGGGacattagttttgtttttaatgctttcttGGCAATAGGACCACTTTAGATGAGACGGGAATGAAAGGATGGAAGGCGAAGTGACTGTCAAAGTTACATTGACTTACTCCACCATAATTAATGATGTGTTTGATTAAAtctcaggaaaaaaatatttcttagtTTCCTCATTTAAATAGTTGAACACATTTAGCCATACTATCCATTTAAATTGATTATTACAGATTATTGTTAGATTTCAGTATTTCAGACcagtttattaataatattaatccatccatgcatcaattttctaacacgcttatccttattggggtcatgaggggtgctggtgcctatctccagctgtcaaaaagcccctctaataatattaatattgaaaatatttttatatatttatttttttgccatatgAGCTTTGTCATGGTGTTTGTGTTGGTTGGGTCTATCCGGCCAGGCAGCCAGGGAAACATTAACTTGACACTAGCCAGCTGAATTTCGCTTCGCCTAGcttgtgagtggagctaggcggagcgaaatacatctggctagggtcaggttagggaAACATCTCTATCCATGGCAATGGGCAAATTTCCCCCCACAGGCAACACAGAGGACAACTGCTTTGGAACAGATTATAAATGTTTAAGATTTTGCTCcaaaagatgagaaaaaaatgtgcCAATAGGAGTGTCaatcaacagaaaagaaaatagcagaTGATCAGGGAATagatctttcataaaaacatcatatgaGAGAACACCAATCCAATGGAATACAATTCAGAGCTAAATTACAATAAGAAAAATTAGGATGTTGTCTTCTTTGTTAATGaatgaagttaaatatttttcctgAACCATCTGAGGAGTGATTAGAGCAAATTAATTTAGTCTCATATAATATATCTTTTTGGGGAATGTATGTTTGGAAATGAGAGATCAGACCAAAAAGCTTGCTCATGGTAATGGGAAAGGCAGACTGGAATCTGCAAAATCCAAACTAAATTTTACCCTTACAAGTGGAAATGCCACTTCAGTTGAAAAAGATTACATATACTTTCTTCATACTGGTTTCATTTAATGAGACATAAGGACGATCCCCCTTGTCAAGACATTTTGAAACCATgttgggaaaagaaaaaaaggaattaaattattttggcCGCACAGTAGATAATATTATAAAGTATTTTGAATTATTGCAAATAGACGTCAGTCAAACAGTTCTTGGATCAACAGTTCATCCATCTATGGTGCCTGGCATTGATACTGAGCTTACCCTGTTGGAGgatgaaaaaacaaatgcaaacatttcagatcTGTGTGCAGCGCAAGCATATTTACATAATAAACACTATCGGTATGTTCAAGTTTAAACCAATGCATCAAAAAACTCAAATGACAAACAAGGCGTTTCAGTCATTGTTCCACAATTCAGTTAAAAGCAGGTAAAAGAATCAGTAAAGGAGTTTCAATCTGCACAGGAGGAATGTTTGTAATTGATTTAGAATTGAGGAGCATTGTCCATTGAGAAGTTTAGTTTTCTTCGATTCTTGTTCATCATTACATTCATTGAAACgtaatcattcagaaagccgacCAGACCTATTGTTAGAAATTCAACAATTATTGTACAGAATTCAAGCAATGGGATTAATAGCTTCCTTTATATGGATACCTTCGCATGTAGGAATaaaagggaatgaaatggcaGGTAAATATGCAAAACTATCCACAAAAAATTGTCAAATTAATATAATAGTACCATTCAGTAAAGGAGAAATCCAGTTGATAATTAAACAAAAGATTAAAGAAAGGTAGCAGAAACACTGCGAAGAAGAAAGTACTGGCAGGGGGCTTTATAGCATTCAAAGAAAAGTTGCCGTTATGGTGAAAAACGAAATGAACTAGAAAAGATTAAACATTCAGATCCATATTACGCTTTGGTCATACAGGATTAAACAATACATTATTTAAATTAGGGAAACATGCTACAGGGGAATGTAATCTTTGTCTTCAAGAAGAAATGGTGGaacatgcttttttatttttcctttgcaCTAAATATACAGTACAGAGAACTGAACTAGTGCATAATTTACAAGACAATGAGTTACGACTGGACAGAAACAACCTTTATTGACAACACTCTAGTTTGCAATGTTATTCTTATTTTGTTGAGACAACTTAAAAAGACTACTACTAGTAACTGTGGTTTAGTTActcaaaaaataatataattaagcGTCAGTGAACAGTCCAACAAAAATTAATTCAtgatattaaaatttaaataatacattttacaaaaatctaaatcatatAGGCTGAAGCTATAAGTGCCTATCCTTTAGTTCTTCATTTTCAATAATCATTAAAACTCTTTAAGTTTTCAGTGTTACAGATATTTACAGAATactaagaataaaaaataacaatgataatatattgatatatatCCTCACTATTACTATCGTCATTCAATTTTATTCTACTCTGCAATTTAATagagtataatatatatatatatatatatatatatatatatatatatatatatatatatatatatatatatatatatatatatatatataattttttcagGTATATTTTGTAGTGTTGTATTATTCTGAGCCACATTCCGCTccagtagatggcggtaatgcatcAAACGTTGCTGGGCTACCTCcgttaaataaaagaagaagaacgtgatgtttgcttttttttttttttttcttgcccatCAGAAGAACAGACGTCAAATTATCACCTGGGAGGGGCCAGGTTGGAGATGCTGATGCTGCGATCCGACTGTACGCATGCGCATTGTTATCTCCCGTATTTCATCACATCTTTTTGTGTTACTGCACCGACATATTCAGCCACCGTGCTTGTCCAGAGAGGTAAGTATAAATGCGCGGCGGTATGATCAATCGTAACTCGACTCGTTTATGACGCATCTGTTTCCCAGCAAAATACAGGAAATAGCCAGATAGCAGCTAAATGCGCTAACAGGGCTTTAATCATCGCCCGTGTCATCGACCTTAGGTGTTCGGCCTTTAACTTAGCATGATGTCGGCTACAGTAGAGTGTGCTGCGGTTGATTCAGAGTTATTACCTAAGATTGCATCCACCAAATGATCACAGGACTGTGGAACATGCTAGATCATGCTGGTTGTCGTGGATGTTGTCCTTTAAAGCAACTAAGGCGCAACCAAAAGAAGTACTCCTTGCAGAAAGTAGTTACACCTCTTTTTCGaagcaaacaaaatattttgcgTATTTTATTGGGTTACTATGTTGTAGactagaaaaaaaagctttgcatAATTGCAAACTGgaaataattgatttaattaaaaaaagttacattcaGGAAAGCTGGGCATTAATTGAGCCTCTTTTACTAAATGACCCAAGTCACCTAAATAGGAACCAGTGCCATCATCTCCCTTCCTAATACTAAAtagagtccatctgtgtgtaatctGATCTCAGTCTAAATCCAGACTAAGGAGCACATCAGACATGTCAGAAATAAAGCTGTGGAAAGGTTTAAAtgagggttaggttataaaataaGATGCCTTAAACATATCCCAGAGCACTGTATAGTCCCTCATCTGAATTTGGAAAGCGTATGGCTCAGCCACAAATCTGTGAGGAATTGACCGTCCTCCTAAACTGACGGGCCGGTTTAGCAAAAGCgtcaatcagagaagcagccaagagggcCATGGTGGCTttggaggagatgcagagatccaaagctcaggtgggagaatcggTCGACCtgacaactattagtcatggcatccacaaatctggccttcatggaac from the Fundulus heteroclitus isolate FHET01 unplaced genomic scaffold, MU-UCD_Fhet_4.1 scaffold_545, whole genome shotgun sequence genome contains:
- the col8a1a gene encoding collagen alpha-1(VIII) chain, which gives rise to MPPLLGPVVAVLLQLVVFACVTCGAYYGHNQHPQPFQHMQHLQHMNMGKGGFPQQQYLGKDVPYMQYPHYRKEQPQMPMLKGKENPRKGGHYNGGKDKGLTIPSGVEGVTQGEQGPAGPPGPEGPQGPPGPPGIGLPGPEGQPGPPGQPGLPGMGKLGLPGLPGKPGVNGKPGLQGKMGARGEEGPAGQAGPQGPPGPPGLPGIGKPGIQGLPGQPGAKGEPGHKGLPGLPGLPGPKGDKGMGLPGQPGHKGLPGPPGPSGPRGLPGFGKPGLNGLPGPQGPPGHKGHPGELGPPGPTGEGGKPGPPGLPGQGKPGQNGLPGQPGRTGETGLPGPPGLPGKPGLPGFGKQGLTGPKGDKGMSGPPGPPGLKGDKGHGGLPGMLGPPGPNGPPGPPGPIGRPGSIGAPGPKGDCGDGGPKGLDGAKGEIGPQGLPGKNGLPGELGEPGPRGLPGPSGPKGADGHKGLPGMPGPSGTPGLRGQTGLPGERGIQGPQGIPGIDGTAGPIGPPGPTGPKGENGLPGPPGVADIGSPGVPGPVGAPGREGPSGAPGQPGQPGPPGPPGPPGEPVFSPEMAGVLSQMGPGLDGVKAGSYGKKSKYGGGGAEIMGSSGLEMPAFTALATTPFPPVGSPVVFDKLLYNGRQNYNPETGIFTCDIPGIYYFAYHIHCKGENVWVALMRNNEPVMYTYDEYKKGFLDQASGSAVLPLQTGDTVYIQMPSDQASGLYAGQYVQSSFSGYLLYPM